A window of Patescibacteria group bacterium contains these coding sequences:
- a CDS encoding GIY-YIG nuclease family protein: MYFVYLLQSEKDHQYYIGQTQDLSIRLEQHNAGTVRSTRHRTPFRLVGHETHPTRAEARWREYTLKRSAHQRKKFIEKLTHIPG; the protein is encoded by the coding sequence ATGTACTTTGTCTACTTGCTGCAAAGTGAGAAAGACCATCAATATTACATCGGTCAGACGCAGGATCTCTCCATTCGCCTGGAACAACACAACGCCGGTACCGTACGCTCTACACGACATCGGACCCCTTTTCGCCTGGTCGGTCATGAGACTCATCCGACACGAGCAGAGGCCCGTTGGCGTGAGTACACTCTGAAACGGAGTGCACACCAACGGAAAAAGTTCATCGAGAAATTAACGCACATTCCGGGGTAG